The nucleotide sequence TTCACCAGGGTTGCAGGGAAATTTGTATACTGTGAGAATGACGAAGACCTTGCTCAGAAACTCAAGTACATCATCATGGAGAACAAACTTCAAAATGTCTTTTGTTTCGAGGAAAAACTAAAACCATTGCTTGAAGAATTTGAAATTCCGTTCAATGCAAAACCTGATATGGTTTTAGAAGTAGCTACAGGCATCAGTTTTTGCGAGTGCCTGGTTTCACGTATGGGTAGTGTTGTTGTCTCTTCTGTGCAATTTTCTGGTCGCCGGTTACACGCGCTGCCTGAAATACATATCATAGTTGCCTACACCTCACAGCTGGTAACAGATTTAAAAGATGCTTTTGCCCTGCTTAAAGTTAAATATCAAAACACTCTGCCCTCTTCCATCACTGTCATTACAGGGCCAAGCCGTACGGCTGATATCGAAAAAACATTGGTTATGGGGGCGCACGGGCCTAAGGAACTTTATGTCTTCCTGGTTGAAGCAAATTGAATTATAAACTTTAAATGTATTGATTATGGACAAAGATTGGGTACAAATTTATTCGGCGGGCAACCACTACAAAGTTGACCTGGTTAAAGGGCTTCTCTCAGAATTTGGCATTCGCAGCGAAGTCCTTGATCAGAAGGACAGTGCATTTCTTACCGGTGAAATCGAGCTATTTGTGGAAACAAAGGACGTTGAACAAGCCAAAAGAATAATCGCTGAACGAGAGGATATTGAATAATCTTGTCCTTCGAACAGTCACCGGGGCAATCTATGTTGTTGCTGTGATAGGTTCCATTTTTCTTGGTTCTACTGTTTTTCTATTGCTGTTTTTCTTCATCAATGCTTTGGTGCTGAGAGAATTCCTATTAATTCTTGAAAAGGGATTAAAGATTCCGCTCAATTCGACACATGGAATTATATGCGGTTCAATTCTTTACCTGTTGATTTCGCTTTCGGCCATGCAGTTGATCGACCGTCAATTCTTATTATTAGCAGCTGCCTTGCCTGCCATTCTTTTAATTATTGCATTATTCGGAAAAACGACTCAGCCGCTGGTTAAAATTGCAATAATACTCCTGGCAGTTGCTTACATCAGCATTCCCTTCTCATTGCTTAACCTTCTGTTTGCTAACCAAAGCATCATAAGTGATGGCTTTCCATGGATTCTGACCGGACTTTTTATTGTTATTTGGGTGAATGACAGTTTTTCTTACCTCACTGGAACATTTATCGGGAAGCATAAACTTTTTGAACGAATTTCTCCTAAAAAGACATGGGAAGGTACAATGGGAGGATTTGTATTTTCAATTGTATCCGGGATTATTTTTTTCTATTTCATTGGCTTGCTGGAGCT is from Bacteroidales bacterium and encodes:
- a CDS encoding LUD domain-containing protein — encoded protein: MNEITTRENIYKHIRNALIDKVENPFIGMDTESPVYHPMKETDDVTFAQEFTRVAGKFVYCENDEDLAQKLKYIIMENKLQNVFCFEEKLKPLLEEFEIPFNAKPDMVLEVATGISFCECLVSRMGSVVVSSVQFSGRRLHALPEIHIIVAYTSQLVTDLKDAFALLKVKYQNTLPSSITVITGPSRTADIEKTLVMGAHGPKELYVFLVEAN
- a CDS encoding DUF2007 domain-containing protein encodes the protein MDKDWVQIYSAGNHYKVDLVKGLLSEFGIRSEVLDQKDSAFLTGEIELFVETKDVEQAKRIIAEREDIE
- a CDS encoding phosphatidate cytidylyltransferase, with translation MNNLVLRTVTGAIYVVAVIGSIFLGSTVFLLLFFFINALVLREFLLILEKGLKIPLNSTHGIICGSILYLLISLSAMQLIDRQFLLLAAALPAILLIIALFGKTTQPLVKIAIILLAVAYISIPFSLLNLLFANQSIISDGFPWILTGLFIVIWVNDSFSYLTGTFIGKHKLFERISPKKTWEGTMGGFVFSIVSGIIFFYFIGLLELWQWIVMSGLIALFGDFGDLTESMIKRSFNIKDSGSALPGHGGLLDRFDSLLFATPIVVIFLTFIQ